The Papaver somniferum cultivar HN1 chromosome 6, ASM357369v1, whole genome shotgun sequence genome segment CCAAACACCATAAACCATTTTCTAGACCATTTCAACCATCTACAAATAATTATTGACCCTCTACTTCCAAACCAATTTTATCACCCCTCACTACTCCACCTAAACCATCTTTTTCCAACACCAAGCCATTTGTGACACTTCCTTCTACACCTACTAGACTTGAACCTAATACACCTCCTATTAAGAAACTGACTCCAGCTCAGATGAAAGTCAGAAGAGACAAAGGTTTATGCTACAATTGTGATGAATTATATAAACGGGTTCACATATGTAAGAATCAACAGTTGTTTATGTTGATAGCATCAGATGATGTTGCATCTCCTTCTTCTGACATTGATGAGGATGTTCCTTCTCCTCATGCTCCAGAATTGTCTACCATGGAAATATCTTTACATGCTCTCACTGGATTGGTAACACAAAATACCATCAGAGTACCTGGTCAGCTTTATTCTCATGATATACTTATACTTATTGATACAAGCAGCATTCACAGTTTTGTTGATGCTAAATTAGCTGAGCAACTCCAACTTCCAGTAGAGCCCACTGGTCAAATGCTAGTGACAGTGGCTAATGATGATTCAACTATCAGTAGAGGCATCTGCAATCAATTACATTGGTGTATGCAGGACTACGAATACCAGGAAGATTTAAGGGTCTTACCACTTGGTGGTTGTGACATGGTTCTTGGTGTAGATTGACTCAAGCAATTGGGTGACATTACTTTCAACTCGGCTGAACTGAAGCTCGCATTCTATCATAAAGGATATCAAATTACTCTACAAGGCAGCTCCACCTTACCTTCTTGTAACTTGATCAGTGGTAGCTCTTTTCTGAATTTTTTAAAGAATAATAAACCTACTCTCATTGGCCAATTATTTTCAATTTCCACTACCCCTTTGGAACCAATTCGTCCTGAGATTTCTACATTGTTAGAATCCTATGCTGATGTTTTTGAACCTCCTACTTCCTTACCACCTCAGAGAGCTATAGATCATCAAATACCTTTGAAGCATAATTATGCTCCCATCTCTCAGAAGCCATACAGATGCcctcatatgaagaaatcagtaGTTGAAAAATTAGtccaagaaatgttggatgctggGTTTATAGAGGACATCCACAGTCCTTTTGCTTCACCTATACTTCTAGTCAAGAAGAAAGATGGCTCTTGGAGATTCTGTGTGGACTACAGAAAACTTAATGACATCACCATCAAAGATAATTTTCCCATTCAATTGATTGATGATTTATTGGATGAACTTCATGGTGTTGTCATTTTTACCAAAATTGACCTTAAATATGGGTATTATCAAATCCTAATGCATTTTGCTGATATTCATAAAACTGCTTTTAGAACCCATCAAGGGCATTATGAATTTAGATTCAtgccatttggttaactaatgcATCTGCCACCTTTCAGTCCCTTATGAACACTATTTTAAACCTTTTTTAAGAAAATTTGTCTTGTTGTTTTTTGATGACATTTTGATCTATTAGTAAATCAATAGAAGAACACGCAGTGCGTTTAGCTCAAGTTCATTCATTATTGAGACACCATTCCTTATTTGCCAGTAAGAACAAATGttgttttgctcaaaccaagttaGCTTATTTGGGGCACTTAATCACTTCTGAGGGTGTAGCTGCTGATCCTGACAAAATAACTACAATGCAACAATGGCCATAACCTACTACTCTGAAGCAGTTGAGAGGATTTCTTGGGTTGACTGGTGTTTGAggatgaaaactgtttctgctagtttcggtaatttcgtgtgatgtgggtgagaaacaaatataaaccctaaacaatgtactgcaagggagtactttatattcgagagatcaatatatacaagttcgtcctaaaccaagaaatgaccgttccagacttgcttcggtcacaaagtggataaaaagggttggttttggggagggaagcgaagagagtgttgagaccagaatagttgattctggaagagtagttgtgtttgtgacttgtatcagaaagtgggaagctaacagatgggaaatctagcaaacattttctgattgttgtatgctcctgaccagaacttgtttttcggtggaaataggtaatgcctatttatacattTCGaattgaaacgtactctggtctcattaagaaatgaaaaacgaGTGAATAAATGGGAGGcggtggtaaccgttaacgcttggaattgatgttccataaaagaaagcgtttcaccattactccctgtatttactaaccgcctcatccttatgacactttcttataacgggcgtagtgtacgccgcacgctgtaaaccgccaaaccaatacccaatgagcatcccccagtttgtgacatgcgttgatgtctcgagtgttttcatggaaaacatgtagcacgttgttgttttctgacaagttgagcttgggagacttgcgggctcagtggtgaccttcgacgatcgagattttgcatcttaagaggaaaggtagtcgttgattattgcaatccttcgtttggtatccagtggcatgaaagtatgaacaatatggctttaatatggcctagtttaggcgtgtcCAAAATTTAGGgcaaaaggtttccatgcgttagctggtaaccttggcagctaagatctgcaccttagattaaaaagtggtcgttgattgttgcaggcattcgttttggtagccgcatagggaaggccggcatggtatggcgcgacaatgtggttggcatgccattgacacatgtggcatgacatgtcttggcgcggtttggcgtggccaagactagggttttgggacaaaggttaccatgcattgtctggcgaccttggacgactaggatttgcatctaggattgaagggtggccgttgatcgtcgcacgccttcgttttggtatccgcatatgGAAGagcggcatggtatggcgcgacaggGTGATTGGCAGgcaattggcacatgtggcatggcatgccttggcgcggttttgggccaaaggttaccatgcggtgTTTGAcgatcttggacggctaggattttcatctaggattgaagggtggtcgtttatcgtcgcacgccttcgttttggtagccgcatagggaaggccgacatggtatggcgcggcaaggtggttcgcatgccattggcacatgtggcatggcatgccttggcgcggtttgacatggccaaaactagggttttgggccaaaggttaccatgcgttgtctggcgaccttggacggctaggatttttatCTAGGATTGAATGGTGGCCGTTgaccgtcgcacgccttcgttttggtaaccacatagggaaggccgacatggtatggcgcggcaaggtggttggcatgccattggcacatgtgacatggcatgccttggcgcggtttggcgtggccaaaattagggttttgggccaaaggttaccatgcgttgtttggagaccttggacggctaggatttgcatccaggatggaagggtggccgttgaacgtcgcacgccttcgttttggtagtcgcatggggaaggccgacataatggggccaaggccaatggagcggatggcttggcatagtggtgccaagggtttggtacggatgacttggcatagtggggccaaggaaaggtgcggttggcttggcatggtgggccaagggtttggcatgccattggggcatggtgcgactagcatggttggggccaaggcaaggcgtggttggcttggcatggttggGCCAAGGGTTTGTCATTCCATTGACGCATGGTtcgtctagcatggttggggccaaggcaaggtgcggttggtttggcatggtgggcaaagggtttggcatgccattggcgcatggtgcggctatcatggttggcatgccttggagcggtagacgtggttggcatgttTTGTCATTGGCatagtgatgcggctggcatggttggaatgccttggcgcggagatgtggatggcatggtttgccattggcacagtggtacggctggcatggttggcatgtcttggcacggagatgtggctggcatggttttccattggcacagtggtgcgtctggcatggttggcatgcctttgcgtggagatgtggctggcatggtttgccattggcacagtggtgcggctggcatggttggcatgccttggcgcagagatgtggccgacatggtttgccattgtcacagtggtgcggctggcatggttggcatgacttggcgcgaatatgtggctggcatgccttggcgcgaagatgtggctgacatggtttgccattgtcacagtggtgcggctggcatggttggcattccttggcgcggtagcatgagaattagggtttgacatagatgatgtcggtcaatgttaagggttctgccgtagaacatgacacataaaaaaaaggtaccctggtaattcttacataggcatgctgatcgattcaataaatgtgctaatgatcatagtgacgtcatgtcagatgtgcggttttacgattttaaccctaagctaaaaactaccatcaacaactGGGTACTATAGAAGATTTATCATAGGTTATGGAAACATCAGCAAACCACTGACTGATATGTTGAAGAAGGATTGTTTCTCTTGGTTACCTTCAGCTTTACAAGCATTCTTAGCTCTCAAAGAGGCCATGACATCTGCACCTATTTTGGCACTGCCTGATTTTTCTCAACCTTTTGTTCTTGAGACTGATGCTTGTTCTACAGGACTTGGAGCAGTATTGGTGCAATCTGGTCAGCCCATAGCCTTCTACAGCAAGCCATTAGGACCACAATCTCTAGCGTTGTCCACCAATGACAAGGAATTATTGGCAATTGTCATGTCAGTTCAAAAGTGGAAACACTATTTAACTCACCAGCAATTCAGAATTCACACTGACCACCAGAGCTTGAAATACTTCATGGAACAGAGAATCACTACTGTATTACAACAAAAATGGCTCATGAAACTTTTGGGTTTGAAATACATTATCAAGTACAAGAAAGGTCTTGAGAATAAGGCAGCTGATTCTTTATCCAGAATTCCTCATGATACTTCTGTTTGTCACTCTCTCTCAGTGGCTCAACCACAATGGGCTCAAGATATCATATCCAACTATGTTGAAGACACTATAGGTCAACAGATCATCTCACAGCTACTTATTTCACCAGATCATCCTCAATACTCCTTGCACAATGGCATCCTCAAATACAAAACAAGAATTTATATTGGAAACACCCTGCAAGTTAGGAATCAAATTATACATTCTGTGCATTCCTCAGCTGTGGGTGGCCACTCTGGCATGTTGGTAACTAATAAAAGAGCCATTGCTTATTTCTATTGGCCTAAAATGAAGGAAgatattttccagtttgttgctCAGTGTGACATCTTCAAGTGTAACAAAATAGAGCATTCTGCCCCTGCTGGCCTTCTACAACCTTTGCCAATCCCAGACACAGCTTGGAAGCATATAAATGGACTTTATTGGGGGATTACCCATATCTTACAAGAAGAATGTTATATTGGTGGTAGTGGACAGGATGACTAAATACAATCACTTCATTTCCTTGAGCCATCCCTTCACTGCAATCTCCGTGGCTAAGGAGTTCATGCATCATATTTTCAAGCTTCATGGTCTGCCAGCTCCATTGTATCAGACAGAGATAAGGTATTTCTCAGTCACTTTTGGAAATATCAATTTAAATCTTTAGGTACTCAGTTTACCCTCAGTACTTCTTATCACCCACAAACTGATGGGCAAACTGAGAGAACAAATGCTTGCCTTGAACAATACCTTAGATGCATAACTGGTTCAACTCCTAAATTGTGGCTCAACTGGCTAGCCTTAGCACAATGGTGGTTTAACACAAACTACCACACTAGCCTCAAGATGACTCCATTTCAAGCCTTGTATGGCTACACTACACCCCACCTAGCATTTCCAGTACAAGGCACCACTTCAGTTGTTGCTGTTCAGGACTACCTTGTTGAGAGAGATCACATGCTACAATTACTCAAGGAAGACCTTTCTAAAGCTCAACACAGAATGAAGCATTTTGCAGATGCCAACAGGACTAACAGATCTTTTActgtaggagatttggtattctTAAAATTGCAGCCTTACAGACAATCTTCTGTTTCTCTGAGATCTAATATGAAGTTGTCTGCTAAATACTTTGGAcaatttgaagtgttgcagagaATTGGCAAGGTAGCTTACAAACTCAAATTACCAGTGGATTCAAGAATTCACCCAGTTTTCCATGTGTCTCAGCTGAAGAAGAAGATAGGCCAACATGTTTCAACTACCACTTCCCTGCCACTGGTTGATCCTGCTGGTTCCTTCATTATCACTCCAATTGCAGTTCTGGATTCCAGATACATCCTCAGAGGAGACACCACCATTCACCAATTACTTATTCATTGGGCTGGAGCTCTTGTAGAAGATGCAACATGGGAAGATGCCTATCACATTCATTCTCAATTCCCAGagtttatccttgaggacaaggatcttcAAAAGGGGAGAGTATTGTCATGTAACTAAATGGGTCTCTTATTAGCAAATTCTGTTTTGGGCCTTAAATCCTTGTAAACCCATTTAGCTTATGTTTTGTTTAAGGCACCTGATTGGTTGTTACCACCCAATTGGTGAATTTAGTGGTTTTGTTTACAACCAATTAGAGAACTGTGTGGGTGTAAGGCTATTTATTGGTCAGATATTTTTGTAGGAGAACTAATGAGAAAAGTTAATGAAAATTAGCCTCTATCCTTTAAGTTAGGAAGAGAAGGTATTGCAGTTAGTGAATTCTTCTTACCTGTTTCATGACAAATTCAAGGTGAGGATGCTATGAAATTATGTGTAATTGAGCTAGGTGGTATGTTTTTACTACCAGTTAACAAATAAAGGATATTTTGTTGAACAATTAAGTTGCAGGTGTAATTAGTTCTCACTCCTGTTTGCTATACTTATCTGGTCCGATCCTTTTTTCTTACTTTAGTCTCTTCTTTGATGATACCATTGTTTTCTTAATTTAGCTCTAGAAATGTAATCAATTGAATCTTACAATATACACTAAGTATGTTTTCTTAAGGCTGCCATTGTTTGCTTACAATGTTGGTTTGGGTACAAAAATGATATACAATCATATTATTATTTATTAgttcaaaaaccaaaaagtttgaaaatatttGAAATGGGGTGTTGTTGCAGATATCTTATGTTAATGAATGGTTGTGAGGTTTGTATGGATGGAGATATTGGGTTTCATCCAACTTGATTTGCAGGTTAAAAGAAGCTATATAAGCGGCAAAACAGAACAACAACGGGTTACCTCTCTGTCAATAACAAAATGCCTAGAACTTGCTCAACAGAAGTCCCCGGAGAGTAAGAGGTAAAAGTTTTTATCTTGCTAAATCAGTGTGGCTATGTACTGGCACTTTGAGGAGATCTTAAAGCAATCCCTGAGAGAAGACGATGCTTAAGAGATGAGTAGAGTGATTATTGTACGTGGTaaagacaaaaaagaaaaaaacgaagCTATCTCTCATGTATGGTACATGTTTTATGTTAATAGTAGTAGTACTGGACTACTGGTCATTTCCCTAACTTGTTTTGTAGAGATTTTATGTTAATAGAAGCCGTactggtcattaaggtggtattTTGTTCTGTCCATTGAGGTGGTGATTATAATGTTATTTGGTCCGAAAGACATCGGATGGGGTAGGATTAGTGTAGGCGGTAATGTTCTAGCATTTCCCTATTCCGTATTTTTACCAATTAAACCCATTTTGATTCTCTACCGTGCATTCTCCAGTATCATTGTTTGCTCTGGTTCTGGATTGTGTGATTTATAGGTAAATATATACTGCTGGTAACCAAAGGAGTATATAACACCTTTGGTTTGCATGATGTTAATTGAAAAGTTTATTGCACGGTATAATTGTTGCACGCTGGCGCACCTCCACTAATCATTAGCCCTAGCAAAAtctagtaatttttttttgtaggacTATGACTTGGTATATTACATTGCACGTGTTTACCAGGATAATGCATATCCTAACAGAAAACTAGGTTTTGGCCCAGATGCACCCAGGTGCATAATGTGTATCTTTTTAGCAtttttttgttgttcctcttatttttattatatagtaTTTGTTTTTGGTTGATGGTAAATGTGGTGTTAACGATGCTGGATTTATTGTTCGAGATTATGAACTAGTGATTATGGTTGTGTAGaatatattttgatgatttttaggATAAGCTTATATTTATCCACGAAATACACAAGATGCACCtgagtgcataatgcatattctcAGTAGAAATAGGTTTTTTCCTGGTGCACCcgagtgcataatgcatattttttttgATTCTTATAGGAAAATGGTTTGGCGaagttgcacctgggtgcataatgcatattcttataGAAAATAAATTTTGGTCAAGTTGCACTGGGTGCAAAATGCATATTCTTATAGAAAATGAATTCTGGCCAAGTTGCACCTCGGTGCATAATGCATCTTCCATAGGAAATAAATTTTGGACAGGTTGtacctgggtgcataatgtatTAACGACctcgtttaattttttttttttcgaatttcatatcaacaatggatCTTGTTTTATAGTGATTTTCGAGaactttccaaaaatataaattttattaaaattggACTTATATTTTGGAAGTTAAGACATTTTTCGTGATTAATTTTATATTGAagtgagaaaataaataaaagagagaaaaaaggaTATGATAAAGAATAAAGTTTAAAGTTAAGGGTACATATGACTAATTTTTCTATGTTTTTTACCCAGACGTATATTTTACAAGTTTATTGCTCCCACACTTTATGAGTTGTGGTCatttgacccattttccgaatttTAAACATATAAATGAGTGTTTGAAGGATTACATTCTTGGTATGCCTCGTAAAAGAATTCATTCTGGGCtgggaaaaggaaaaaaaatgcatGATCTCAGTATAAGCCATTACAATAACTATAATCTACTTGCACTAATCTATAAAGTGATGGTCTGAGACTCTGAGATGAATCTAGAGATTCTATTGGACAGACAAATGGGCTAAGCCTGTGGGCCAAACATTTCTTGCTGGAAATGTATATAGTGAAAACTACTACCACacccatttttcatttttttcctacTCTCAAACCCACGGGCGTGAAAACCCACGGGCGCACCCATTATTGTCGCCTAAATTATtcacaaacccatattttctaatattctatttttttctcttctttctctcattttctactgttcttcttcttgtctctCTATTGACCTCAGTTCAAGGGAATCGAGCTTGATTTGGTGTGAATAATCTCTAGGAAGTTTAGTAGCTTGATGAATCGAGAGAAGGTGATGGTGTTGAAGTCGATTGAgcactggaagaagaagaaaaaggtaagCTAATTTACGTAATTGATTGATATTTTGTGTGAAATTGATTTTAATCGATCAATTGTCAATGGATTTGTTGTTAATTGAAGTATAAATGGTTGTGAGAGGTTTAATTTTGTGGTGTGAATTTGAAATTAATTTGAGTCTGTTATGATGTCGATGTGATGAATTGAAGACTTTTAGAAGCTCAGATTACAATGGAAGAACAAGGAATAATAGgttgttgttgagattgattgattGGTTTCGAGATATCAAAGCAAGGGTCTCTAAGCTCGATTTCTGGTGGATGTGAAGTTGATTTTGAAAGAACTAGATGCTAAGAAGGATGGGTTTGCTGAATCCGAGAGGAACAAGAAGTTGTTGTTTCTGGTTGCTGTGATTACAAAGAAGATGCAAGCTGCAGGAAATGAGCTTTGTTGGTGAATGAATGGCATGTGGTGTTGATGCTTTTCAATGACTCAGGTGATGTGTGCCGTGTGGGTATGAATTGAACTCAGTTGCAGGGAAGTGACTGGTGGAGAAAATTGAGACAAGTCTTAAGTTCTGGTGGCGCTGTTGTTGCAGTGGTTAGGCTATCATGTAATGAATTTATGGGATTGAGAGGTTATGAATGCTAATTTGCAGACTTTTCTCTTAtggtttgaatttgttttcctGTATTCTTTTTATCGAAAATTTACTGATAGATTATGTTGTGGAATGCAAAACTTCATTTGCCGTAAAAATGGTAAGCTGTGTGGGTTAACATGTAGTTGTAAAGACGGTGCCTGCACCGACAACAAATAACAAAGGAATTGAGgataatttgttttcttttatgagttgattagatgtatgtttaggacagGTGAAACTCTAGAatatgatgatgttgatgctgcAATGACAGTGTATGATGAGTTGCAGCTGATTCCAGTGTGGGTCTGGTGCTGTTTGAGAATAATTGAAGCTAAAATGAAATTGCAGGCACGAACTGTATTGTTTGTGCAGCTGAAATGGCTTCATTGGTTTATGATACTCGGTACTGAGCTATTGACTCTTGAGAAATGCATCTGAATTAAAGGAAGTGTTGCTGGTGAGTTAGCTGTGGTTGAGAGAAAATAGTGGTGATGTATGGCTGGTGTGTGTGCTTCAGCAATGATGCTTTGATATCCGAGAAGAAGAGAACTTGGTGATGAATTGGTTACATGGTGGCAGTAAAGATGCAAGTAATGCAGCGACAAGTGAAGGAATGTGCTAATGCTATTACAGGGAATGTGAGCTGTGGTTGTGTGGTTGAACCAAGGAAGCAAAGACAGGAAAGAAAAGAAGTGGAAGAAGGTTTCGCTGGTATTGAGATTCAATTgcaatttaggattttcttttgatcaaATTGCAATTTACTTGGATAGAACTTGAACTCAATTGTAAATAGTGGAATTTTTTTTACATTAGGAAAGTATTTTGTATTCGTATAGTTGAATAATCCGTTATGCAGCTATGGaattggttgcataacctgttatgcatctacaaaattcgttgcataacttgttatgcagtccagaaaacggttgcataacacgttatgcatcaactttttcgtcactattgaaaccaacaaaaacaaagactgcataacttgtcatgcaccaagaataatatctgcataacatgttatgcagtcgtgaaaattgatgcataacctgttaagcatccgaaaatatggctgcataatgcattatgcatcgagaaaattgttgcacaatcttttatgcatcgagaaaattgatgcataacctgttatgcatccgaaaatatggttgcataatgcattatgcatccattttttatgtacgcactaaaatcaaccaaaatagtggctacataacttgttatagatgcataatttgttacgaagtcgagaaaatggttgcataattcgttatgcatctgcagaatgtgttatgcatcttttttggtggctgcataatggtcaGGTGTTTTCGataattttgcctaaaatgatgatcacctccgattgtttcgtgaaaaacaaaatatTGATATTCTTATTTGTACTAGTTGacatagctctcttaaaaagatttccaacgatataaaatttgtataattccaaggcgcggatttttagatatgttatatccaagttgcattgccaattatacccctgatgtaTAGCCCATCATGCGGATGCATATCTGTCAtgtagacatttttaataatttcatataattatggatgtcacggaaataattatgggtttcacggtacccaaaattaattgcggacgaaaatattatttattttgggtaTTTCCCTAATTTCCCCATGTATATAACCTAACTGGCTAAAAGCTAACTCATCGTGAATTCGTGATATTAGGGCTGGTGCTACGACGTGCTCACTGGTAAttgttaaaaacttaaaatcattGGTGAGTCATTACCAAAAACTAAATATTTTATCTCACGACGCACGACTTGAAATCAGAATAGTTGAAATTTGGATGTCTAAAAGATAATCTTCAATTGTTACAACTGTCCTTATTCCCATTGAGCATAAAATCTAGTTCTATAAATAGCGCATTATTGTGTACACAAGTCTTATAAAATAAGTTATCTTTCTAATAGAGGCAATTGAAGATCTTTGTTAGCGAGATAACTGCACCAGAATTCAAGTAAAATTGATTTAGATGGCGAAACTCAGTATTTTCTCTGCGATCTTTGTTGTGATCATGGTATCTTCAATGGTTGTCGACGCAGTAAGTATATATTCTCCAAATACATATTATTCAGTCTAGAAAGTTGATATTAATGTAATACGACTAAAAATATGTGGCATCTATCCCAAATGGCAAAAttcatttcttttttgtgttAATATCTTTTCTGACAGTTTTTATATATCTATACAGAGGCGGTTAGCTAACACTGGCGGCCTGAATGATCTGTTCTCAGACAACAACACAGGGGGGGTAAATGTTATCTCGAACAGCAACACAGACGGCCTAAATGTTGTTTCGAACGGGAACACCGGCGGCGTAAACGCTCTCTCGAACGGGAACACCGGCGGCGTAAACGCTCTCTCGAACGGCAACACAGGAGGCATAAACGCTCTCTCGAATGGGAACACCGGCGGCGTAAATGCTCTCTCGAACGGCAACACAGGAGGCGTAAATGCTCTCTCGAACGGCAACACAGGCGGTGTAAATGTTCTCTCGAACGGAAACTCGGGTGGCGTAAATGTTCTCTCGAACGGAAACTCGGGTGGCGTAAATGCTCCCTCGAACGGCAACTCGGGAGGTGTAAATGTCGGTTCGGACAACAAAGCTGGTGGCCTAAATGTGTTCAACCGTGGATAGTGTGTGCGCAGGCGAGTCCATTTAGCTCTCCCAACTTTATCAAGGAGCTGGAAGGGAAAATTGCAATCACGGAGATAAAGAAAGAACTACCCAAAGGTGATAA includes the following:
- the LOC113291233 gene encoding uncharacterized protein LOC113291233 — translated: MGKTLIFGKINNGEWNVSLIKSLFDDDYTMKIKMIEPNIKNIDKPKWIGTQDGEVTVGSAYNYLCNNKKHLDAIVEWLDIWKLQEDQGSAHTLMRQKQELVGKPQDQLQAHSDRLLRLEEAVKNISSEVRSLSTEIIPVKESLTTIVLLCQRLGIPTNLIQPENPVQTAIPSTHDLIPQSRKFSRHPKIDFPRFDGSNPRGWIRKCNRYFQLNSIYEIHKVDIASIHFDDVAYNNYAGSFNKLAQLTTVEEYYERYESLKALMKSRNPILSEDYHTMSFVSGLKEEIRNDVQMLRPTSDTDAFYLARMQQTSPFVTLPSTPTRLEPNTPPIKKLTPAQMKVRRDKGLCYNCDELYKRVHICKNQQLFMLIASDDVASPSSDIDEDVPSPHAPELSTMEISLHALTGLVTQNTIRVPGQLYSHDILILIDTSSIHSFVDAKLAEQLQLPVEPTGQMLVTVANDDSTISRGICNQLHWCMQDYEYQEDLRVLPLGGCDMVLGNNKPTLIGQLFSISTTPLEPIRPEISTLLESYADVFEPPTSLPPQRAIDHQIPLKHNYAPISQKPYRCPHMKKSVVEKLVQEMLDAGFIEDIHSPFASPILLVKKKDGSWRFCVDYRKLNDITIKDNFPIQLIDDLLDELHGVVIFTKIDLKYGYYQILMHFADIHKTAFRTHQGHYEFRFMPFG
- the LOC113291234 gene encoding uncharacterized protein LOC113291234, with amino-acid sequence MTPFQALYGYTTPHLAFPVQGTTSVVAVQDYLVERDHMLQLLKEDLSKAQHRMKHFADANRTNRSFTVGDLVFLKLQPYRQSSVSLRSNMKLSAKYFGQFEVLQRIGKVAYKLKLPVDSRIHPVFHVSQLKKKIGQHVSTTTSLPLVDPAGSFIITPIAVLDSRYILRGDTTIHQLLIHWAGALVEDATWEDAYHIHSQFPEFILEDKDLQKGRVLSCN